The Pseudochaenichthys georgianus unplaced genomic scaffold, fPseGeo1.2 scaffold_1437_arrow_ctg1, whole genome shotgun sequence region tagatggatggatagatagatggatagatgatagatggatgaatagatagatggatggatggatagatggatagatggatggatagatagatggatggatagagagatagagggatagatggatagaaggatagatggatagatagagggatagatggatgatagagagatagagggatagatggatgatagagagatagagggatagatggatggatagagagatagagggatagatggatagatggatagagggatagatggatagatagatagatggatggatagagagatagagggatagatggatagatagagggatagatggatagatagatagatggatagagggatagatggatagatagatagatggatagagggatagatggatggatagagagatagagggatagatggatagatggatagatagagggatagatggatagatagatagatggatggatagagagatagagggatagatggatagatggatggatagagagatagagggatagatggatagatggatagatagagggatagatggatagatagatagatggatggatagagagatagagggatagatggatggatagagagatagagggatagatggatggatagatggatagatagagggatagatggatggatagagagatagagggatagatggatagatagatggatagatggatggatagatggatagatgtaaagaaaaaagaaaaacggggaacaacggagctgatccagatttgcgtccgatatgacgtcatatctgaaatgaggacccacggcccaatcaggaagctgctatcagaaacaatgcccgactgttttggacgtaatatggtcggtgtttacattagcatgctaacactccgAGCTAACCtgcactggagagcatgtgtgtgaagaagcaggaagtagaaaggaactcacctcgtggtgtaaccggcaagagagaaagcctttgagctccagactgtttcagagccttgataatccctgatatggcgtttcatcacggcagcatttagtttagacggcaAAGATAATAATAAGACCCACTGTACCTCACATTTCTCCCCCACGGTTGCCGTCTCCATCGGGGTCCCCTCTGCGTGTTTCTCCTCCGTCTGAGCGtcggcctcctcctcctcctccgacaGAGACACCACCACCCGCTCCGTCTCCCCCGGCAACACCAGCTTCACCCCCCGCTGGGCGAGCACCTCTCTGGCATATTCTGTGAGCACCGCACATctgaggaggggaggggggatATCTTATATAGAAGCATGTACTGCATATATATAAGACTTGGTGGCTGATGTTAAACACATGTTGACACAGTCCAGACCGAGCGCTCACAACCGGGccgctttattattattattgtatctgtgttattgtgttgcattgtgggagagCCTGTGACCCAAGACGTTCATTGATATATTTGCACTGCAGGCAGACCAAATCTAAAGGGACACAAAACCGTCATATATATCAAACAGCAAGGCCACAAGACGCACACGTAtcgcaaatacatacacaaacaAAGGGCAACATCGAAGCCACTTTGAAACCCAAGGCACACGGGTTAAGGGCGGCAGCTTCCTCATCGCGGCACTCGGAGAGAAATAGACGGAGACGATGAACTGCTGTTCGCTCTATGAGAGGTGTGTGCTGCTGTGTGGGGAATGCTTTCCATTATGTCGGCCGACTCTGCATCTTTGCGCTGCAGCGTATCCTCAAGCAGCGACAGGAAGAGCCCTTGGAAGAGGGACTTGGTTGACAGCTAAAAAAGCTATAATATCAACGGCAGCTGACGCGTAGCTGATCTGCACCAAAGTACTCATTTCCCTATCTGTCTCCTCGCGTATCCGTCTCTCCACTTTGATGCCTTAGCAGTCCTTCATCAGTCTGTGATGCGTGTTTCCAGTCGCAAAAGCCTTTGACAGTAAAAGCCGCATCAGATGAAGACGTATTTACTTTAAACCGAAACAAAAGGCTGCTTTTAACGAATCTTCAAGCCGGGCTGTTGTTGTACCACGCAGCGGCAGAAGTGCGCTTCTTTCCTGAAAACAATCTCCCTGGTAACGATGCAGTTTCAGCTGGTTGGGTTTATTAACGCcaagcagtggcggttctagaacattttacaGGGGGGggcaaaggggggggggggggaagggggggcaagaggtcaggccagggtggcatgggagggcggacagtacggggtattttatactgtataaaacctatttattgttaattcaTGCCCCAACACAAGAGAAACTATCGGGTGCCCTTTGAGTCCCCGAGCGTACCTCAACCATTTTAaattaaaggaaaatacaacatgtattttaaagcaatgAATTAATGGAACCGGTTGTTTTGAATTACAAtgtaaaattaaatatatattttgttttaaagaaaattGGTTGTCTTCGACAGACATATGTGCATGTCCTCACTCagcattattacatattaatgtaatattaaacaaatcaaaacGGCCGATTATCCCAAAATGTTGCTGCTAATATAATCATACGCTTGCCAACTTTAACTGATCAAAAATCAATTCTGAAAAAAGACTTGAATTATCTATGAAATTGCAAGTTTGTTTGAACCCCGTCACGCCACACCATTCACCTCCTATTAAATAATGGATCAGTCCGTGTGTGATCTGCAGGGAGGAACTACATCACACAAGTGTCCGTTTCCTCTCTTACCTgtatttcagtttttgtattttcagattaagATTGACAAGCTCAAGCTGTATgaaataataatagtaaataattgtttatttaagcaatagctcacgacaggccgtggtatatgctcattatatcacagctaaggggcgtggttcggcccgacgcggggcagtttgcttttcagcccaacggtatactgtttctctcagacgcggagggatactgacttgttgtgaaaagtaacttacaattctacccgtggtatacgctcagtatatcacggctaagaaccaatcagattgcttgatttgactagTCCGTtttataatacaaaataattaatagttttgcaaaatattagaaTGTTGTAATGTCCCTGACTTCCATGTGGTGCCACATCGTAGCTAAACAAGGTCTCAGgcctactttttgtcaaaaacttcaACCCTGTTACATTTTTTCAAGGAAATCCCTAGTAATTATTTATACGTTGTGCCTGGGGTGGGAACATGTGAGAAGTCCACTACCCGATGTTATGaccaaacattttggtttcattcttcaaagatataaagacccaaggcacccgattcagagaatactctaattctgcatactgtaagtacagtaaaagtacttagttACAATTAAGTACACACATGGCATCACCCATCTCTCAGAGAGCTACAGGTGACCCGtgcagaaacacatttcaaCATGTGTCCGTACTGAGAGCTGCTAGATTGAGCTGCTGTGATGGAACATGTCAGGAGAATAAGAACAcaccatgtggtccagctggagtttcatctgcctcctgatccctgcctcctcctcctcctcttcctcttcctcctcctcctccttctccgcctcctgatccctgcctcttcctcctcctcttcctctgcctcctgatccctgcctcttcctcctcctcttcctctgcctcctgatccctgcctcttcctcctcctcttcctctgcctcctggtccCTGCCTCTGGCCCTCTCTCTGACACTTCCtctttattcctcacatacatttcttcttcttcactaatgtcttcctctcctcctcttcctctctcagcTAAAAAGCACTCAAataccttgtggtgtaaccggcgagagagaaagcctttgagctccagactgtttgagaaataatccttgataatccatgatatggcgtttcatcacggcagcatttagtttagaccaggggttcccaaccttttttcccaagagcccccccaaatgactcgtGTTGGAaggtgcacccccccccccacacacacaaggggggggggggggggcaacagcggtaattaaagtctaaaagtctcaaaaaagcTACAACTgccgtcacaaactggatgaatgtggtgtattttgttaaaggaggatgaaagtgtaaccaaggagcactattggagcgactttgatggttattggactcaggattaattcatctggattcccgctgaatgaagaaattaaaggacggcgcaagtggaaagAATTCACAacgggattaaactgtttaaaacacatgctcaaagtaagccggattttgccgatgtgtgtatgtggattcaaaagtcgtaaataatctacaaaatggaggagagcgatctgatcggagcaactgtgacaaagaatccaactgaaaccggcgtggacaatgactatgctttaaaaatgcgcttatccagaaaagcctggtttggacactttacggccgaagaaacatttctatagaaagaattatacatttctgtctttttgtgcctttaatactaacttcaattgttattcaaattaattatcaattatattttattgtaatgtggagacaaggcttttattgacaatcatgtattgagtTACAGTTATatgtaaaaataaattaaaaaaagtctaaatatgatatttggcctcaaatcacctgaggcctggcgccccccgtgcgatctttggcgcccccccaaGGGGGacgcgccccccaggttgggaaccactggtttaaagctttatacccaaatcagcactttagaaacaggaagtgaaatagagggatagagGCGTGGCAAGAATGGGtggtctgtttggtatttggagaaAAACACtccagacatgttttttatatttttgtatatctCCGAGAGCTATGCTATTGCAAAACTGGGTGAGTTTGAATGAGAGAACGACCTACTTTGTGTGACAAGTTTAAAGATATCTCAACTGTACTTTATAAACCCATGTCTGTCGAGTTGTCTTTTCTTAATAATAAAAGCCAAAGCAGCCGACGTGCATTCTTACGTCAGATCTCTGTTGAACTCCTGCACCGGGTTGTAGAACACCTCGTTAGCGCTGGGGAACAAGATGGCCGCCTTGCCCTCCTTCACCACCGTCTCCCCAGGTAAGAGTCCAACAGGAGGCGGCGTCTCCTCCGCTGCTGCTGCCCCACATTCAGCCGCTGTGGGAGGGGGAACCTCAGAGGAAGGGTTCAGAGGATCCATGGAGCTCAGGCCTCTGCTTCTGAAGATCCAGGGAAACGTCCGTGCGGCTGGGAGCGAGCAGAGAGGATGCTGGGAGATGATGAAGGGGAGAAGACGAGCCGTCAGCATCAAGGTGCGACACCTGGGAGAGAAGAGGACACAAAGAGAGGACTATGTAGACGTAGTAATAATGCAGTACCAGCTACTTCTAgattagtatatatatatatatatatatatatacacactaatgtatatgtatatatatatatatatatatatatatacatacattagTATACGGCCATTTTAAATGCAGTGAAAATCAAGTCGTAAAGCGGAGTGTTATTTATAGTACAATGTAAATATATCTGACAGTATTTACACTTTGAACCTTATAGATCAGGTTTAAGCATATACATTATAGACAATATGATAAAGACAGATGAATTATTAAGCGATGATTTACTTGATCTAAGTAATCCATACAACAAAATACATTGACAGAAAGCAGAGATCTTCAGATTACGAGAGAACATTTTCCCTTTTAAGAATTAAATAATTTAGTGAGGTTTTACTTGATTACTGTTATAATGATTTGACtgagtaggtaggtaggtaggtaggtactgtaggtaggtaggtaggtaggtaggtaggtaggtaggtaggtaggtaggtaggtaggtaggtaggtaggtaggtaggtaggtactgtaggtaggtaggtaggtaggtaggtaggtaggtaggtaggtaggtaggtaggtaggtaggtaggtacggACGTAGGTACGGACATTTAGCTTCTGTAATTAAACAGTGTTGATACTTGAGAGTCAAAATATagagtattagcatcaaaataaacTAAATTCAATTCACATTATTATCAAAACGCAAAAACAGCCATGTTCAGATGACTAACATGAGAATAGTTTAGATTTGAGAGATTATTTAGTGAGGATTTACGGTTAATAACAACAATCACTAAAGGGAATACATGGAGCTAATGTGTGTActctgtagcttcagatcttAACAACATCCATACCATGTGGAGTGACAACATGTAGGGCTCAATGAAAAGCttttacattttaaaccaaGAAACACATGATATGTATTATTTAGAGAGGAATTACTCAACTAACTATGAATGACAGCAAGCAGCAGTGTAGTAAACCAAGTGAATACATGAGACTAATGTGAGTAATCTGTAGCCTTAGCTCCTTGTCTTGTAACACAGCAACAACATGTGGAGTGAACACATGTATGACTAAAAGAAAAAACTTTTTTTGTATTGTTAACCCATAAATAAATGATGTTACTTCACACCAAGGTATTAGCTCCtttgctaacgatgctaacCCTTACAAACAGATGTACCTGTGACGCCTCCCTGCACGCGGACACTGCTCTTCTAATGTTGCAGGTGTGTTTATGATGTTAAAGTTATATAAATGAACAGACAGGTTTCTGCTTCCTCGCCGCTTCAGTGTACACTCCTGCTTCCTCTCACGTTAGCACATGGAGGTCGCCATGTTTTGGAGCGTCTCTACGGAAGCCTGAGCGGTCACGAAAAGCGAAGGAAGGAGAAAAATCTTCTATTTTTGTTTCAAGAACATACTTGAACATCGTGTATTTTGTAGACATATAAAGTAACACAAATgtgctttaaaaaatatatctaTTTGTTGAATACGCAACTAGTTTTGATTGCCATTGTATGTATAatgtgagtagaagtactctgatgttgtatttcagtaaaagtagaagtactcagatcatgtacttgagtaaaagtagaagtactcagatgttgtacttcagtacaagtagaagtactcagatgttgtacttgaataagtaaaagtacttagatcttgtacttgagtaaaagtagaatcttgtgcttgagtaaaagtagaagtactcagatcttgtacttgagtaaaagtagaatactcagatattgtacttgagtaaaattagaatactcagatattgtacttgagtaaaagtagaatactcagatcttgtacttgagtaaaagtagaagtactcagatcttgtacttgagtaaaagtagaatcttgtgcttgagtaaaagtagaagtactcagatcttgtacttgagtaaaagtagaagtactcagatcttgtacttgagtaaaagtagaagtactaagaccttgtacttgagtaaaagtagaagtactcagatcttgtacttgagtaaaagtagaagtactcagatcttgtacttgagtaaaagtagaagtactcagatattgtacttgagtaaaagtagaatactcagatattgtacttgagtaaaagtagaatactcagatattgtacttgagtaaaagtagaagtactcagatcttgtacttgagtaaaagtagaagtactcaggtcttgtacttgagtaaagtagaagtactcagatcttgtacttgagtaaaagtagaatcttgtgcttgagtaaaagtagaagtactcagatcttgtacttgagtaaaagtagaagtaccagagtgtaggaatactctgttacagtaacagtcctgcattcaaaatgttcctcaagtgaaagtagaaaagtattctcatctaaatatagtgaaagacagtaaaagtagtcgttgtgcagattggtccatttcagaataatatatatgatatgttttataatgattgatcatgaaagtgttctcaaagctggtgaaggtgcagctagtctgaagtactttgtagactgcagggtagctggtgaaggagcagctagtctgaagtactttgtagactgcagggtagctggtgaaggtgcagctagtctgaagtactatgtagactgcagggtagctggtgaaggtgcagctagtctgaagtactttgtagactgcagggtagctggtgaaggtgcagctagtctgaagtactttgtagactgcagggtagctggtggaggtgcagctagtctgaagtactttgtagactgcagggtagctggtgaaggtgcagctagtctgaagtactttgtagactgcagggtagctggtgaaggtgcagctagtctgaagtactttgtagactgcagggtagctggtggaggtgcagctagtctgaagtactttgtagactgcagggtagctggtggattcactccaggtggaactaaagtctgattcaacacttggttatatttcacatcattcatccacatctgtgaagtaactaaaggtattaaatacatgtagtggaggaaaagtacaccatgtacctctgagctgtagtggagtaaaagtacaccgtGTACCTCTGAGCTGTAGTGGAATAAAAGTACACCGTGTACCTCTgagctgtagtggagtagaagtacaccgtgtacctctgagctgtagtggagtagaagtacaccgtttacctctgagctgtagtggagtagaagtacaccgtgtacctctgagctgtagtgcagtagaagtacaccgtttacctctgaactgtagtggagtagaagtacaccgtgtacctctgaactgtagagagtaGAAGTATACCGTGTACCTCTgagctgtagtggagtagaagtacaccgtgtacctctgagctgtagtggagtagaagtacaccgtttacctctgagctgtagtggagtagaagtacaccgtgtacctctgagctgtagtggagtagaagtacaccgtgtacctctgagctgtagtggagtagaagtacattgtgtacctctgagctgtagtggagtagaagtacaccatgtacctctgagctgtagtggagtagaagtacaccatttacctctgagctgtagtggagtagaagtacaccgtgtacctctgagctgtagtggagtagaagtacactgaTGTTGtatttcagtaaaagtagaagtactcagatcttgtacttgagtaaaagtagaagtac contains the following coding sequences:
- the trmt1 gene encoding tRNA (guanine(26)-N(2))-dimethyltransferase, which produces MLTARLLPFIISQHPLCSLPAARTFPWIFRSRGLSSMDPLNPSSEVPPPTAAECGAAAAEETPPPVGLLPGETVVKEGKAAILFPSANEVFYNPVQEFNRDLTCAVLTEYAREVLAQRGVKLVLPGETERVVVSLSEEEEEADAQTEEKHAEGTPMETATVGEKCERGLRVLEGLSASGLRSVRFALEVPGLKSVTANDFSSKAAALIARNAEYNG